Part of the Anaerolineae bacterium genome is shown below.
GGGGCACGGCCAAATCCACGGCCGCGCGCGCTCTGGCCGCTTTGCTCCCCAAAGTCAAAATAATTCGCGGTTGCCGTTTCGGTTGCGACCCCGACCAGCCCGCCACCTGGTGCACCGAATGCCGTGAGCGGGCGGCCCAAGGCGAAAACCTGGCCGAACACTTCGAGTGGAAACCCATCCCCTTCGTCAACCTGCCCGTCTCCTCCACCGAGGATCGGGTGGTGGGTACCCTGGACATCGAAGCCGCCATCCAGAAAGGGCAACGGGTGTTCGAGCCCGGGGTGCTGGCCTCGGCCAACCGCGGCATTCTGTACATCGACGAAGTCAACCTGCTGGACGACCATGTGGTGGACCTGCTGCTGGACGCGGCTGCCATGGGTGTCAACATCGTGGAGCGCGAAGGGATTTCCTTCTCCCATCCCGCGCGATTCATCCTCATCGGCACCATGAACCCCGAAGAAGGCGATCTGCGCCCCCAACTGCTGGACCGCTTCGCCCTCTCGGTAGACATCCGGGGGATTCAAAGCCCCGAAGAACGCGTGCAGATCATCGAGCGCAACCTGGCTTTTGAGGCAGACCCCGAAGGTTTCCGCCGGCAATGGCTCCCCCAGGAGCAGGCCCTTTCGGAGCGCATCGCCCACGCCCGGGAACTGGTGGACAAGGTGACCTACACCCGACACGATTTACTCTCCATCGCCTCGCTCACCGCAGCCATGGGTGTGGACGGCCATCGGGCCGACCTGGTCATCCTCAAAGCAGCCCGCGCTCAGGCGGCCTTTGAAGGCCGCCTGGCCATCACCGACCGCGATATCGCCCTGGCCGCCGAACTGGCCCTGCCCCACCGCCTGCGCCGGAACCCGCTGGAAGAGAGCGCGGTCTCCATCACGCAACTACAGGAGCACATCCAGGAACTGCAGGGCGCCGTGGCCCAGCAGGAAACCCAGACGACCTCCACAGCGGAGCAAAACCGGGCCGAAGAAGCAAAAAAAGTCCCGTGGGCGTGAATGCGGAGGAGGCCACCGAGAGCCTGCCCGAGGGCTCGCCCACCCCGGCCCCGCAGGACATCTTCGCCACCGGTCCGGGGCAATGGTGGGAAGGGGGAAAAGAGGTGGCCCCGGCCCAGGCATTCACGCCCCGCACCCTGAACACCCCTTTGGACCATCTGGCCCGCCACCATGCCGGGCGGCGCTCGCAAACCCGCACCAAACGCAAGCGGGGGCGCTACATCCAGGCCCGCGTCCCGCACGGCAAGGTGACCGACCTGGCCTTTGACGCCACGGTGCGGGCGGCCGCACCCTTTCAACAGCGCCGGCGCGAGCAGGCCCCGCCCGGCGCACCTGCCCTCCTCCTGCGCCCCGAGGACCTGCGCGAAAAGGTGCGCGTCCGCCGGGCGGCCAACCTCATCCTCTTCGTGGTGGACGCCTCCTGGTCCATGGCCGTGGCCGAGCGCATGGAGGCCACCAAGGGCGCCATCCTCTCTCTGCTCACCGATGCTTATCAACGCCGCGACCGGGTGGGGTTGATCACCTTTCAAAAAGACCGCGCCCTATTCGTGCTCCCGCCCACCAATTCGGTGGAACTCGCCCACCGGGCCTTGAAGAACATCCCCGTCGGCGGCAAAACGCCCCTTTCCGCCGGGCTGTTCCTGGCCCACCAGGTGGTGCGCCAGGAGCGCCTCACCCACCCCGATGTGGAACCCTT
Proteins encoded:
- a CDS encoding AAA domain-containing protein, giving the protein MQVIYPFTAIVGQERMKRALILVAIDQRIGGVLIRGERGTAKSTAARALAALLPKVKIIRGCRFGCDPDQPATWCTECRERAAQGENLAEHFEWKPIPFVNLPVSSTEDRVVGTLDIEAAIQKGQRVFEPGVLASANRGILYIDEVNLLDDHVVDLLLDAAAMGVNIVEREGISFSHPARFILIGTMNPEEGDLRPQLLDRFALSVDIRGIQSPEERVQIIERNLAFEADPEGFRRQWLPQEQALSERIAHARELVDKVTYTRHDLLSIASLTAAMGVDGHRADLVILKAARAQAAFEGRLAITDRDIALAAELALPHRLRRNPLEESAVSITQLQEHIQELQGAVAQQETQTTSTAEQNRAEEAKKVPWA
- a CDS encoding VWA domain-containing protein, with translation MARHHAGRRSQTRTKRKRGRYIQARVPHGKVTDLAFDATVRAAAPFQQRRREQAPPGAPALLLRPEDLREKVRVRRAANLILFVVDASWSMAVAERMEATKGAILSLLTDAYQRRDRVGLITFQKDRALFVLPPTNSVELAHRALKNIPVGGKTPLSAGLFLAHQVVRQERLTHPDVEPLLIILTDGAGNVSMGDKPPLEEAYEIAEKIAAEKIRSVVINMEHPDFDQGLARALAKHLQAECLTLPELRAQALYQTVRSALQ